One Chloroflexota bacterium DNA segment encodes these proteins:
- a CDS encoding thiamine pyrophosphate-binding protein, protein MATVCGGDLFVRALKKEGVKYIFSLCGGHINPIYNACITEGVEIIDVRHEQVAAHAAAGWARATGEPGVAVVTAGPGVTDSVSGVAEAFTAGIPMIEFGGRPSLRDFHRGALQDIDQVRLMEPITKWARAIYEARRIPEYVSIAFRLARSGTPGPVYLECPLDILLSAVDEDTVDFPENSYSEADGGGDPFRISEAVEMLMKAERPLVVAGNGLFWARADQELRDFVELTEIPVQMSELACGAVPQDHPLVAPQGGTAMADAILALGLKLDFLQGYGRPPLFDAKAKFIQVNVDGAVVGYNRAADIGLVASPKAVLKQMIEEIKRTKRRVNRSEWISQLNSLAKMMEEGAAQAYCSDAQPIHPARLAKEVTEFLDRDAVVVVDGGDGAGGWFAPYFKAKYMGQVLGTGPLGCLGCGTGFALAAKLANRDRQVLGYFGDGTFGLNGMEFDTYVRHNLPVVGVISNDSGWGMVKHWQKMDYGEDRCKGMLLKPRQRYDKMVEALGGYGEYVDKVGDIKPALARAFASGLPACINVEVDPHPASIATIYMHETMK, encoded by the coding sequence ATGGCAACAGTATGTGGGGGAGATCTCTTTGTAAGGGCTCTAAAAAAAGAGGGCGTCAAGTATATCTTCAGCCTCTGTGGTGGCCACATCAATCCCATCTATAATGCTTGCATAACTGAGGGAGTTGAGATTATTGACGTTCGTCACGAGCAGGTGGCAGCTCATGCAGCCGCGGGCTGGGCTCGAGCCACGGGGGAACCAGGGGTGGCGGTGGTGACAGCCGGTCCGGGGGTCACTGACTCGGTTAGTGGAGTGGCCGAGGCCTTCACTGCGGGCATCCCTATGATCGAGTTTGGAGGTCGGCCTTCGCTTCGGGACTTTCATAGAGGGGCGCTTCAGGACATTGACCAGGTTCGCCTCATGGAGCCCATAACTAAATGGGCCAGAGCCATTTATGAAGCCAGAAGGATACCGGAGTACGTAAGCATTGCCTTCCGCCTGGCACGGAGCGGAACACCGGGCCCTGTGTATCTGGAGTGTCCTCTTGATATCCTTCTCTCTGCTGTGGATGAAGACACGGTGGATTTCCCAGAGAACTCCTACTCTGAGGCTGATGGTGGAGGGGACCCCTTTCGCATCAGCGAAGCAGTGGAGATGCTGATGAAAGCGGAGCGCCCCTTGGTTGTGGCAGGGAACGGCCTCTTTTGGGCCAGGGCCGACCAGGAACTCAGGGACTTTGTGGAGCTAACCGAGATTCCGGTGCAAATGTCTGAACTTGCCTGCGGTGCGGTGCCACAAGATCATCCCCTCGTCGCGCCCCAAGGTGGTACTGCCATGGCGGATGCAATTCTTGCCCTGGGGCTGAAGTTGGATTTCCTGCAAGGTTACGGCCGCCCACCGCTTTTCGATGCCAAAGCCAAGTTCATCCAGGTGAACGTCGACGGTGCCGTAGTTGGGTACAATCGGGCTGCCGACATCGGCCTCGTGGCAAGCCCCAAGGCGGTCTTGAAGCAGATGATTGAAGAGATCAAGAGGACGAAGAGGAGGGTGAACCGCTCAGAATGGATTAGCCAGCTTAACTCACTGGCCAAAATGATGGAGGAAGGGGCTGCTCAGGCCTACTGCTCCGATGCGCAACCGATCCATCCAGCCCGCCTGGCAAAAGAGGTCACGGAATTCCTGGATAGGGATGCTGTGGTCGTTGTGGATGGGGGAGATGGGGCTGGAGGGTGGTTCGCGCCTTACTTCAAGGCTAAGTACATGGGACAGGTGTTAGGCACTGGCCCGCTGGGCTGTCTGGGATGCGGTACTGGATTTGCCCTGGCGGCCAAGTTAGCCAACAGGGATCGGCAGGTGCTCGGCTACTTCGGTGACGGAACCTTTGGCCTAAATGGGATGGAATTCGATACATACGTGCGCCATAATCTGCCCGTGGTAGGTGTAATATCGAATGACAGCGGGTGGGGTATGGTAAAACACTGGCAGAAAATGGACTACGGCGAGGATCGCTGTAAGGGCATGCTGCTCAAGCCGCGCCAGCGCTACGACAAGATGGTGGAAGCGCTCGGGGGATATGGCGAATACGTGGATAAGGTGGGAGACATTAAGCCGGCTCTGGCCAGAGCCTTTGCTTCAGGCCTTCCCGCTTGCATTAACGTGGAGGTGGATCCTCATCCGGCTAGCATTGCTACCATCTATATGCATGAAACGATGAAGTGA
- a CDS encoding 4Fe-4S dicluster domain-containing protein has protein sequence MEGYIMTKRLTVIPEQCSGCRICELVCAIKHFRVNNPKKAAIRVMITYPHPVMRMPIVCSQCRSPLCARVCPADALRLVNGVVQLIEENCVSCYKCLEACPFGAIYAHQDCDLPIKCDMCGGDPECVKACPKAALRLIPEAVLGESKRLNNVLSYAQMKEIEFYEKGEKKIIRYAEIGEES, from the coding sequence ATGGAGGGTTACATAATGACAAAAAGGCTGACAGTAATTCCGGAGCAGTGTTCCGGTTGCCGTATCTGTGAGCTTGTATGTGCCATAAAACACTTCAGAGTGAACAATCCAAAGAAGGCTGCCATAAGAGTAATGATTACATATCCGCACCCGGTCATGAGGATGCCGATTGTGTGCAGCCAGTGCAGGTCACCATTATGTGCCCGGGTGTGTCCTGCTGATGCCCTGCGCTTGGTCAACGGCGTTGTTCAACTGATCGAGGAGAACTGTGTTTCCTGCTACAAATGTCTGGAGGCCTGTCCTTTCGGAGCCATATACGCCCATCAAGATTGCGACCTGCCCATCAAGTGTGACATGTGTGGAGGCGATCCTGAATGTGTCAAGGCATGTCCGAAGGCAGCGCTCAGGCTCATACCGGAGGCCGTCCTGGGTGAATCCAAACGTCTCAACAATGTCCTGAGCTATGCTCAGATGAAAGAAATCGAGTTCTATGAGAAGGGGGAGAAGAAGATCATCCGCTATGCTGAGATAGGAGAAGAGTCATGA
- a CDS encoding zinc-binding protein, which translates to MGFVDKSLQCSDCGATFTFSAEEQEHFATRGYTNEPKRCPSCRSSRRSQRDGSSGYSSSGYTPRRQMFPAVCATCGKETQVPFEPRNGRPVYCSDCYSKTRLTQRR; encoded by the coding sequence ATGGGTTTTGTGGATAAGTCGCTTCAATGCTCCGACTGCGGAGCCACTTTTACCTTCAGCGCTGAAGAACAAGAGCACTTTGCCACGAGAGGCTATACCAATGAGCCCAAGCGCTGCCCAAGTTGCCGCTCATCGAGGAGATCTCAGAGGGACGGCTCTTCTGGCTACAGCTCTTCTGGCTACACGCCCAGGCGACAGATGTTCCCCGCGGTGTGTGCTACTTGCGGCAAGGAAACACAAGTGCCCTTCGAGCCGCGAAACGGTAGGCCGGTTTACTGCAGCGATTGCTACAGCAAAACTAGACTGACCCAAAGACGTTAG
- a CDS encoding zinc-binding dehydrogenase — protein MKAIVVKSKGVLAMEEVPTPRAGHGEVVIKVKYCGICGSDVRLLADGFFFPGTIPGHEFCGTISEVGPGVDGWSLGERVTVNPGLNCRTCYYYTHGDWHHCTSLKIVGVMPDLQGACPEYLKVGTDMLHRLPSGVTDQEAACIEPCAVSLRAVRLSELKIGDTAVVFGAGAIGLFALQLARSAGAAAVYVVEPCEKRRQVAAMLGAAHVVDPTQAANVVGELLALTGIGINVAYVCTSAPSVLQQAVDSVRKRGIVMEVGGGHLATVIPEFLMWKEVQVRGSYSYLDEFGHALELFKQRKITVEGMISNIIPLEKVPQAFKDLATADSEIKILVRPA, from the coding sequence ATGAAAGCGATTGTAGTCAAGAGCAAAGGAGTCCTGGCGATGGAGGAAGTGCCCACGCCTCGTGCCGGGCATGGCGAGGTGGTAATCAAAGTCAAATACTGCGGTATCTGTGGGTCAGATGTGCGTCTTCTGGCTGATGGGTTCTTTTTCCCAGGGACGATCCCTGGTCACGAGTTCTGCGGGACGATCTCTGAAGTCGGGCCTGGGGTCGATGGCTGGAGCCTTGGCGAACGAGTGACAGTTAATCCTGGACTGAATTGCAGGACATGTTACTATTACACGCACGGTGATTGGCATCATTGTACCAGCCTAAAGATTGTGGGCGTTATGCCTGATCTACAGGGGGCCTGCCCAGAGTACCTGAAGGTGGGGACGGATATGCTTCACCGCCTGCCTTCTGGCGTGACCGATCAGGAGGCGGCCTGTATTGAGCCGTGCGCTGTTTCTCTGCGAGCGGTCAGGCTGTCAGAGCTCAAAATCGGTGACACGGCGGTGGTTTTTGGTGCAGGCGCAATCGGGCTTTTTGCTCTTCAACTGGCTCGGTCGGCTGGCGCGGCAGCGGTGTACGTTGTTGAGCCATGTGAGAAACGGCGTCAGGTTGCTGCGATGCTCGGTGCCGCCCACGTTGTAGACCCGACGCAGGCGGCAAATGTGGTGGGCGAACTACTGGCTCTCACTGGCATTGGCATAAACGTAGCTTATGTTTGTACGTCCGCACCTTCAGTCCTGCAGCAGGCTGTGGATTCTGTAAGAAAACGGGGCATCGTCATGGAAGTAGGTGGTGGGCATCTGGCAACCGTGATCCCGGAATTCTTGATGTGGAAAGAGGTGCAGGTGAGGGGATCCTATTCCTATCTGGATGAGTTTGGCCATGCGCTAGAACTTTTCAAGCAGCGTAAGATAACGGTGGAAGGCATGATCTCCAACATAATACCTCTCGAAAAGGTGCCCCAGGCATTCAAGGATTTGGCAACGGCCGATTCTGAGATCAAGATCCTGGTACGGCCGGCATGA
- a CDS encoding response regulator: MVVDDDRALLKLARRLLELNGYGVITASDGERALQLLDAEKPSLMILDVRMPGLNGYQVCEQVRKFSNVPVIMLTAKSQPDDVMQGFAAGADDYVTKPFGVNELLARVKAVLRRLSSPSVPNCSRS, encoded by the coding sequence ATGGTTGTTGATGATGACCGGGCATTACTGAAGCTCGCAAGGCGCCTTCTGGAACTGAACGGTTACGGTGTAATTACGGCCAGCGACGGGGAAAGAGCGTTGCAACTTCTCGATGCCGAGAAGCCGTCACTAATGATTCTTGACGTTAGGATGCCTGGCTTGAATGGGTACCAGGTGTGTGAACAAGTGCGTAAATTCTCCAATGTCCCCGTCATAATGCTTACCGCCAAGTCTCAGCCGGATGACGTCATGCAAGGGTTTGCAGCTGGTGCCGATGACTATGTGACCAAGCCCTTTGGGGTAAACGAGCTTCTGGCTAGGGTGAAGGCAGTGCTTCGGCGTTTAAGCTCGCCATCGGTTCCTAACTGCAGTCGTAGTTAA
- a CDS encoding response regulator transcription factor, translated as MPSRKSSILVVDDDPRIVKLLKGDLELEGYRVITATGGRMALQFINDDEPDLIILDIMMPEMDGLEVCRYVRQSSQVPIIMLTAKAQLADVTHGLEIGADDYIVKPFSVDVLLARVKAVLRRTKSPEEIPQASLTSGELHIDVAQHTVRLAGEEVKLTPTEYKLLYLLARNPGKLISMDRLLTEVWGWQYHGENHLLQVAINRLRKKIKDNPHSPRYIATRSGIGYIFLQSSSPGS; from the coding sequence ATGCCTAGCCGAAAATCATCGATCCTGGTAGTCGACGATGACCCGAGAATAGTGAAGCTACTCAAAGGCGATTTGGAACTGGAAGGCTACCGGGTAATTACAGCCACTGGTGGCAGGATGGCACTGCAGTTCATCAATGACGATGAGCCTGACCTGATCATTCTTGATATCATGATGCCTGAAATGGACGGATTGGAGGTATGTAGGTATGTCCGCCAGTCCTCGCAAGTGCCGATCATAATGCTTACGGCCAAGGCCCAGCTTGCTGACGTGACGCATGGGCTAGAGATCGGTGCTGACGACTACATTGTCAAACCCTTTAGCGTTGACGTATTGCTGGCCAGAGTAAAGGCAGTGCTTCGCCGGACTAAATCCCCTGAGGAAATACCGCAGGCTTCCTTGACCTCAGGCGAGCTACATATAGACGTCGCACAGCACACAGTAAGGCTGGCTGGGGAGGAGGTAAAGCTCACCCCCACCGAGTACAAGCTCCTATACTTGCTGGCTCGTAACCCTGGCAAACTGATCTCCATGGACCGGCTGCTCACTGAAGTCTGGGGCTGGCAGTACCATGGGGAAAACCACTTGCTTCAGGTGGCCATCAACCGTCTTAGAAAAAAGATAAAGGATAATCCCCATAGCCCTCGCTACATTGCTACCAGATCAGGCATCGGTTACATCTTCCTGCAATCAAGCAGCCCAGGAAGTTGA
- a CDS encoding aldehyde ferredoxin oxidoreductase family protein, whose translation MSIKSGYFKKHLHVDLTRGNAERLDLSETFIKKYIGGRGFGAKLIWDNLRKHDFKIDPLGPDNLLVIAPGPLTGVYLPSSGKNSFVAISPATGLYGDSSMGGGFGVELRQAGIDAVSITGRAPELSVLLIENGETTILAMPGLKGKNCLEAEGLIKERLGTHAVHVATIGVGGENMVKFACVNTDWSRNAGRTGIGAIMGSKNLKAIVVRGDKDIPVYNVAGLVAENAIAFKYMREHKYFRMWQQEGLMNVIAYANEKGILPSYNFKDGVFAKHDQINGATMLSGYKIGDSACFSCPMCCGNICLVKNGKYAGTVVEGPEYESCAMLGSNLGIDNFAAVLSANRLCDELGIDTISTGGVIGAVIEGYERGILSLADLDGREITWGDEEAILGLIQKIARRQGIGNVLADGARGIIKRWPEMDKVILHVKGLEQSAYDSRSSLSMALAYATSDIGAHHTRAWTIAKEMEQGQNWSDDEKVDIVIYHQKVRPLFDMLGVCRLPWIELGLSERHYANFYKYVTGEEASLEELLERSNDIYNLTRLINVRLGTSRKDDSLPRKVWANPPLTGPTAGRIIKQDDFNRILSLYYQKRGWNEDGIPPASLERKFEDWAVPAWNEHR comes from the coding sequence ATGAGCATAAAGAGCGGATATTTTAAGAAGCACCTGCACGTTGATCTGACCAGGGGCAACGCTGAGCGCTTGGATCTGTCAGAGACCTTTATCAAGAAGTACATTGGTGGCCGTGGTTTTGGTGCCAAGCTGATATGGGACAATCTGAGAAAGCACGACTTCAAGATTGATCCCCTCGGCCCGGATAACCTTCTAGTCATCGCGCCAGGTCCTCTTACCGGGGTCTACTTGCCCTCATCAGGAAAGAACTCCTTTGTGGCTATCTCCCCAGCTACCGGCCTCTACGGCGATTCGTCTATGGGCGGTGGCTTTGGCGTCGAACTGCGACAGGCCGGAATCGATGCTGTCTCCATTACCGGCAGGGCGCCGGAGTTATCCGTCCTTTTGATAGAGAACGGCGAAACAACGATCCTTGCCATGCCCGGACTGAAGGGTAAGAACTGCCTGGAAGCCGAAGGCTTGATCAAAGAGCGTTTGGGAACGCACGCCGTTCATGTCGCTACTATTGGTGTGGGTGGGGAAAACATGGTCAAGTTCGCCTGTGTCAATACCGACTGGAGCCGCAATGCCGGAAGGACGGGGATAGGCGCTATCATGGGATCGAAGAACCTCAAGGCTATAGTAGTGCGAGGAGACAAGGATATTCCGGTTTACAACGTGGCTGGGCTTGTAGCTGAGAACGCCATCGCTTTCAAGTATATGCGGGAACACAAGTATTTCAGGATGTGGCAGCAAGAAGGCTTGATGAACGTCATTGCGTACGCGAACGAGAAGGGGATTCTGCCATCGTACAATTTCAAGGACGGCGTCTTTGCCAAACATGACCAGATCAACGGCGCCACCATGCTCAGCGGTTACAAAATAGGCGACAGCGCCTGTTTTTCTTGCCCAATGTGTTGCGGTAATATCTGCCTGGTGAAAAACGGGAAATACGCCGGTACGGTAGTTGAGGGTCCAGAATATGAATCCTGCGCCATGCTGGGGTCCAATCTGGGAATCGACAACTTCGCTGCCGTACTTTCGGCAAATCGGCTGTGCGATGAGCTTGGCATAGACACCATCTCCACCGGCGGCGTCATCGGAGCTGTCATAGAGGGGTATGAGAGGGGCATCCTGTCACTGGCCGACCTGGATGGCAGAGAAATCACCTGGGGAGATGAGGAGGCAATCCTGGGGCTGATACAGAAAATTGCCCGCCGCCAGGGCATAGGCAACGTCCTTGCCGATGGGGCGAGGGGCATTATCAAACGCTGGCCCGAGATGGACAAGGTGATACTCCACGTTAAGGGACTGGAGCAGTCTGCCTACGACAGCCGATCCAGCCTTTCCATGGCACTGGCCTACGCTACCTCGGATATAGGCGCCCACCACACACGAGCATGGACCATCGCTAAGGAGATGGAACAGGGGCAGAACTGGTCTGATGACGAGAAGGTTGACATCGTCATTTATCACCAGAAGGTGCGCCCATTGTTTGATATGCTGGGCGTTTGCCGGCTGCCCTGGATCGAGCTGGGGTTAAGTGAACGGCACTACGCCAACTTCTACAAATACGTCACTGGAGAGGAAGCATCCCTTGAAGAGCTTCTGGAACGCTCGAATGATATTTACAATCTAACACGCCTGATAAACGTCCGCCTCGGCACGAGCCGGAAAGACGACAGCCTGCCGCGCAAAGTGTGGGCCAATCCCCCCCTCACCGGTCCGACTGCGGGCAGGATCATCAAACAGGACGATTTCAACAGAATCCTGTCGCTATACTACCAGAAGCGTGGCTGGAATGAAGACGGCATCCCCCCGGCTAGCTTAGAAAGGAAGTTTGAAGACTGGGCCGTACCAGCTTGGAACGAGCATAGGTAA
- the typA gene encoding translational GTPase TypA, with translation MLHDIRNIAIIAHVDHGKTTLVDAMLKQSHIFRDNQQIGELIMDSYDLEREKGITILAKNAAIIYRGVKINIIDTPGHADFSGEVERVLNMADGCLLVIDAVDGPMPQTRFVLRNALQKRLKPIVVINKIDRPAARPAEVANLVQDLFLELAIDAEQLDFPILYSAAKAGYALADLKDAPRSMVPLFEAILKHIPPPSGDVQGGFQLLVAALSYDSHLGQIAVGRIARGKVSVGDQVVRVSRCGTTTLHKATRLFVFEGLSRQDVAEAEAGEIVALAGLEQVAISDTIASIDQPEALPTIDIGEPTVQMTFGVNTSPFAGQDGQYVTSRQLRERLMAELQTNVSLRVQETDSAEVFLVSGRGELHLAIVIETMRREGYEFQVSKPEAIIKVVNGRKLEPYELLVLDVVEEAIGVLTENLASRLAQMTDMRSDGQGHVRLEFSIPTRGLIGFRSFFLKATRGNGVMNSIFTGYELLRGELKSTRTGALIAAETGVAVTYGLNNAQQRGLTFIEPGTPVYEGMIVGLHARYNDLVVNVCKEKKLTNVRASTDDIAIRLTPPLRMSLEEALEFIADDEVVEVTPKNIRLRKRVLSSDKRYRLGREKAQAMAGR, from the coding sequence GTGTTGCACGATATCAGGAATATCGCCATCATCGCTCATGTAGATCACGGCAAGACCACTTTGGTGGACGCCATGCTCAAGCAGAGCCACATCTTTCGTGACAACCAGCAGATTGGCGAGCTTATCATGGACAGTTACGATCTGGAGCGGGAGAAGGGCATCACCATCCTGGCGAAGAATGCGGCTATCATCTATCGAGGGGTGAAAATCAATATCATTGACACGCCTGGCCACGCCGACTTCAGTGGCGAGGTGGAACGGGTGCTGAACATGGCTGATGGCTGCCTCCTCGTCATTGACGCGGTGGATGGCCCTATGCCGCAGACGCGGTTCGTGCTAAGGAATGCCCTGCAGAAGCGGCTCAAACCCATTGTAGTCATCAACAAGATTGACCGTCCCGCGGCACGCCCGGCGGAGGTCGCCAACCTGGTGCAAGACCTCTTCCTGGAGCTGGCCATAGACGCTGAACAATTGGATTTCCCTATCCTCTATAGTGCCGCCAAGGCCGGGTATGCTTTGGCTGACCTGAAAGACGCACCCAGGAGCATGGTGCCCCTCTTCGAGGCAATTCTGAAGCATATCCCGCCGCCCTCCGGCGATGTGCAAGGCGGCTTCCAACTACTGGTGGCGGCGCTGAGCTATGATAGCCACCTGGGACAGATTGCCGTGGGCCGCATCGCTCGGGGGAAGGTGTCAGTGGGGGATCAAGTAGTCCGTGTCTCGCGGTGTGGCACAACAACTTTACATAAAGCCACGAGACTTTTCGTCTTTGAGGGGCTATCGCGGCAGGATGTAGCTGAAGCAGAGGCGGGAGAGATTGTCGCGCTGGCTGGCCTGGAGCAGGTAGCCATCAGCGACACCATCGCCTCCATTGATCAACCAGAAGCGCTGCCTACTATCGACATTGGAGAGCCAACGGTGCAGATGACCTTTGGTGTAAATACCTCGCCCTTTGCCGGGCAGGATGGGCAGTATGTCACCTCGCGCCAGCTACGGGAGCGGCTCATGGCCGAGCTACAGACCAACGTAAGCCTGCGAGTACAGGAGACAGACAGTGCCGAGGTGTTCCTGGTCTCCGGGCGGGGTGAGTTGCACCTGGCTATCGTGATTGAGACGATGCGCCGGGAGGGTTATGAGTTTCAGGTTTCCAAGCCGGAGGCCATCATCAAGGTTGTCAACGGCCGCAAGCTGGAGCCCTATGAGTTGCTGGTCTTGGATGTGGTTGAAGAGGCCATCGGCGTGCTGACGGAGAACCTGGCCTCGCGGCTGGCGCAGATGACGGATATGCGCAGCGATGGCCAGGGACACGTGCGTTTGGAGTTCAGTATCCCCACGCGAGGGCTTATCGGCTTCCGGAGCTTTTTCCTGAAGGCCACGCGAGGCAATGGGGTCATGAACAGCATCTTCACTGGGTACGAGTTGCTGCGAGGCGAGCTGAAATCCACGCGCACTGGGGCACTCATCGCCGCTGAAACTGGTGTGGCGGTTACTTATGGGTTGAACAATGCCCAGCAGCGAGGACTGACCTTCATTGAGCCTGGCACGCCGGTCTACGAAGGCATGATCGTTGGCTTACACGCCCGCTACAATGACCTGGTTGTGAACGTCTGCAAAGAGAAGAAATTGACCAATGTGCGGGCCTCAACGGATGACATTGCTATCAGGCTTACCCCGCCATTGCGCATGAGCCTGGAAGAGGCGCTGGAATTCATCGCTGATGATGAGGTGGTGGAGGTCACGCCCAAGAACATACGTCTCCGCAAACGTGTCCTCTCCAGTGACAAGCGGTATCGGCTGGGCCGCGAGAAGGCCCAGGCCATGGCAGGAAGATAG
- a CDS encoding nitronate monooxygenase, with translation MNWNNRVTQLLGSKYPIMLGAMQGIGKSTIAAPVSEAGGFGIITAHCFRTPARLREDIRKAKAMTDKPFGVNFSIGFVPDMDAMLDTALEEGIKVIETSVFRPGEYGERIKAAGAKWIHKAASPDHALSAARHGADAVVIVGIEGIGFKHPSQLPTLIAVAWMARKTKVPIIAAGGIADARTFAAALCLGAEGICMGTAFLATKECPIRDSYKQALVKASPTDHVYRRLALAPPNPEQYERVMKERDSLPMGAWLKRLEKVTLGQSPDEPLKTKTIAKGSLAIAFVDDVVTVRELIDTMVKGAGEILRGVQAGFSAT, from the coding sequence ATCGAAGTACCCTATAATGCTGGGTGCGATGCAGGGCATCGGGAAGTCAACCATCGCCGCACCTGTCTCCGAAGCAGGAGGATTTGGCATCATCACCGCCCACTGTTTCCGCACACCGGCGCGGCTCAGGGAAGACATACGCAAGGCCAAGGCAATGACCGATAAGCCCTTCGGCGTGAACTTCAGCATCGGGTTTGTCCCGGACATGGACGCAATGCTGGACACAGCCCTCGAAGAGGGGATCAAGGTGATCGAGACCTCCGTGTTCCGCCCTGGGGAGTACGGTGAGCGCATAAAAGCGGCTGGGGCTAAATGGATTCACAAAGCAGCCAGCCCGGACCACGCATTGTCAGCAGCACGTCACGGGGCGGACGCCGTGGTCATTGTAGGCATCGAGGGCATCGGTTTTAAGCACCCTTCTCAACTTCCGACCCTGATAGCGGTGGCCTGGATGGCCAGGAAAACGAAAGTCCCCATCATCGCCGCCGGAGGCATCGCAGACGCCCGCACCTTTGCCGCTGCTCTCTGCCTGGGGGCTGAGGGGATATGCATGGGCACAGCTTTCTTGGCCACCAAGGAGTGCCCCATCCGTGACAGCTACAAGCAAGCCCTGGTAAAGGCCAGCCCCACAGACCATGTCTATCGCCGACTGGCCCTAGCACCCCCCAACCCCGAGCAGTACGAGAGGGTGATGAAAGAGAGGGACTCCCTGCCAATGGGCGCATGGCTGAAAAGATTGGAGAAAGTGACACTGGGACAGTCTCCCGACGAGCCTTTGAAAACCAAGACGATAGCCAAAGGCTCTCTGGCCATCGCTTTTGTTGACGATGTGGTTACGGTGAGAGAACTGATCGACACCATGGTGAAAGGGGCTGGGGAAATTCTGAGGGGTGTCCAGGCTGGATTTTCCGCCACATAG
- a CDS encoding nuclear transport factor 2 family protein, whose protein sequence is MSKHTPEEERNIATVNAIFEGPADFDRVTVFAEDAVWWNGLPRMPGAEGVTEHRGIEAIKRILYGAGQRHEGKGIDSYDLATNRFTDVVVLADGDYVVRQHTQHSRTLKGRPYRNVYCFVFKFNKQGKVQYLTEHWNTFYANKVLFDNWDFEPAHPEG, encoded by the coding sequence ATGAGTAAGCATACTCCTGAAGAAGAGCGGAACATCGCTACGGTTAATGCCATCTTTGAAGGCCCAGCCGATTTCGATCGAGTGACGGTCTTTGCCGAAGACGCTGTATGGTGGAACGGGTTGCCTCGTATGCCAGGGGCGGAGGGCGTCACGGAGCACCGCGGCATCGAGGCGATCAAACGCATCCTCTACGGCGCAGGCCAACGGCACGAAGGCAAAGGCATCGACTCGTATGACCTGGCCACTAACCGGTTTACCGACGTGGTAGTACTGGCCGATGGTGACTATGTGGTGCGTCAACATACCCAGCACAGCAGAACATTGAAGGGCAGGCCCTACAGAAACGTCTACTGCTTCGTTTTCAAGTTCAATAAGCAGGGCAAGGTCCAGTACCTGACGGAGCACTGGAACACGTTCTACGCCAATAAGGTTCTTTTTGACAATTGGGATTTCGAGCCAGCCCACCCGGAAGGGTAA
- a CDS encoding response regulator transcription factor — protein MHEQKPLILVIDDDPALLKLMRDVLALAGYGVITASDGETALQLIEGGEPALILLDIMMPGMDGFQVCERVRQFSQVPIIMLTAKGRLEDVIHGLEIGADDYVIKPFSVDIALARVKAVLRRTQSRREAKQPILTFGELSIDLASQRVMLAGAEVVLTPIEYRILSLLARHAGRVMTHDYLLTQIWGSEYRGDTHVLQTAINRLRKKIGDTARDAKYITNRSGIGYIFGVWHHEGNSAPHHLHRTALKPCS, from the coding sequence ATGCACGAACAGAAGCCACTGATCCTGGTCATCGATGATGACCCAGCCCTCTTGAAACTCATGAGAGATGTCTTAGCGTTGGCGGGTTATGGTGTAATCACCGCCAGCGACGGCGAGACAGCTCTACAGCTCATTGAGGGGGGCGAGCCTGCTCTTATCCTCCTTGACATCATGATGCCTGGAATGGATGGCTTCCAGGTGTGTGAGCGTGTCCGCCAGTTCTCGCAGGTGCCGATCATAATGCTTACCGCCAAGGGTCGCCTCGAGGACGTAATACACGGTTTAGAGATCGGCGCTGACGACTACGTAATCAAACCCTTTAGTGTTGACATAGCGCTAGCCAGAGTGAAGGCAGTGCTCCGCCGCACCCAGTCCCGACGGGAGGCGAAACAGCCTATCTTGACCTTCGGTGAACTATCTATAGACTTGGCCAGTCAACGGGTCATGCTAGCCGGGGCAGAGGTTGTCCTCACCCCCATTGAATACCGCATCCTCAGTCTGCTGGCACGTCATGCGGGCAGGGTCATGACGCACGACTATCTTCTGACCCAAATATGGGGAAGTGAATACCGAGGCGACACTCATGTTCTTCAGACCGCCATCAACCGCTTGAGAAAGAAAATCGGCGATACTGCTAGAGATGCCAAGTATATTACTAACAGGTCAGGCATTGGCTACATCTTTGGGGTATGGCATCACGAGGGAAACAGCGCTCCTCATCACCTACACAGAACAGCCTTGAAACCTTGTTCTTAG